The sequence GGTGATTTGATAAAACGCCCGCAGGGGTGTAATTCTTAAAACACTTATAACTCCTGATAGAATTGACggattttcttcattttcagccCAAAATGCAGGTAATGATTTGGCCAATCAACATAACTTATCATAAGAGACCCCATAGGTAGCCCGAAAAAATGCCTGATGttggaaagtaaacaatgcATTTTCTACACCGAGATTACCCCCAAAATCGGAGTTTAAAGACTCGTAACTTCCTAAAGATACTGAATATCGAcaaaatattgattattttgtGATTCCCAAGGCATGTTTTATCTACAAACCAATTTTCACGGAAAATTGTTGATGTTTGATAATTTGTCCCGGTCTTTTGTATTTAGCCCCCAACAGCAATGTTCATTGTAATGACGTCAtttggtcacgtgattacaaTAATAAAGCTGTACATAAAAGCTTGCTAATATACAAGAATAAACTTTGGTTATTGCAGATTCAAAAAATCCATATTAGCTCtggtccctctcggtggtacAAAAAAtcgtcctggcccatggactactGTAGGTGGGGGGATCtgatttgtaattttcaacatggTCGCTGTGTGGAAACCCTCTCCCGACAGTGGAGAAGTTGAAATTCGAGAATCAGTGCTCGCCCTCCCCAAAAAGTAAAGTCAGTGATGCTAGATGAAAGTGCACATGAATGAGGCTAACCCTTGCACCAATTGTGCGTCTCCTACGTGCTAAGTGCTGAGCAAAATAGTATGTACTATAATCTTAAAAcactttggtatgactcggctgggaatcaaactcacgacctactgaagCAAGGctacttggccattgcaccggttgttGGTCCCCTATCCAACCAGAAACACTATCCGACGTGGAAAGATCGTCACGACGTTGTCAATTGTGTTGGTGACCACCAGATCTCCGGCCGGCCCCACGGCAATGGCCCAGGGGTTGGTGACGTCAGCGGCGGTGCGTACAAACTCCCCGGCGCCTGTGAAGACCTCCACCCGCCCGCCGACCAGGTCCCCCACGATGATGTACCCGCGGGAGGCCGTGCTCACGCCCAGCGGTTTGCCATTTGTGGCGAAGGTGAGGATCAGATGTCCGGCCTGATTGTATATCTGGGTGAGTGGATGAAttaatgactgaatgaatgaatgaacacatAAAGTAATTAATGGgggaatgaatgagtgaatgaatgaatgaagaaataaatgaatgaagaaataaatgaatgaatgaatgaatgaatgaatgaaaaaaggaatgaatgaatggaggaaggaaggatggaaggaaggaaggaaagaaggaaggaaggaaggaaggaaggaaggaaggaaaacaGAAGTAGTCAAAAGAAACCATGAATCGAACCTTCACGCTGGTGGAGAGGTCAGTCATTACAATGTTCCCCCACAGGTCTGTTGTGATGTACAATATGCCCGAATCCCCTGGTTTGAAGCTCCGGTCAAACGAGCCGTCCGGCTGGAACATCAGAATCTCACTCGCAGCCTCAACGATGATCTTGCCGCTTCGCCTGTCCACGGCGATCTTCGGGTAAGACGCGTCGCGTTTCACGTCAAACATGGCGACCGGCAGGCCATCCTGATAGTCTACAACAGACACGGCACTGGCCATGGAAGGGAACTTAACCACCCCCACCACCCAGACGTGCCCTTGTTGGTCAATGTCCACTTCGGTAGGGTACATCAACTGGCCATCTGTGCCCGACACTGCAGCGGGGAGAATTAAGGTAAATTTATGGTCTTTGTGCCACACAACTCTGTGCACTCACTgcatctctttctctctctctctctctgtctctctgtttctctctctctgtctctctctctttatctctctatctctctaaGACTGTCTCTCTCAGAGCCGCACAGTTCCATAGCCCTGAATAGACTTGAACTATGTGGCTTGATGAATTACTCATGGATGCATGGAACTACAGTGCAAAAGATGCCGCCCCCAACGAACTGGAATTTCAAGGTACTAAAGTACTCAGGTGGGTAGTTAATgaggattgattgattgattgattgattgattgatcttatagggtagtcccttcagtctagatgactgatttccaagggagccctgacatgtttgcacatgtttacacggcggggttatatCGCCCCtcacggggtgacataccctttcgctggtaaatcaccgtgtggctgatacggtatggaggtttgccaggcctccatccgggtgatttgaagtgaatcaccaactccagacagaagggtttggcTCCAtctcacatcgcaccatcgcacgtgtgggggttctttaacgtgcatggggtgtagTTAAACAATGccttccactctacgatagttctaggGATAAATTAAACACTAATCACTTTGGTAATGCAGCTGGTTAGAGCACACTGAACATCTAGCTGTAGGCGCTACTAAGCTTTCTACTGAGGATGCCCCCAACGAAGTCCAGAGACCTGTTACTTAATACTAGGTACTAGTAGTTAATGGCGATGCCCCTACAGTAGTAGGTAACCATTAGTTCCTATGATAGTCCTATTAGTAAGGACAAGCTCTACTCACCAGTGCCAGGCAGTGCAGCCGGGAACAGGCGGAGGAAGACGCCCTCTGTGCTGAACACCTGGACCCGCCTGTTGTGCACGTCAGCCACGACTATCTCGTTATCAGCTGACACGGCCATGCCGCTGGGACCGCTGAAGTTTCCAGGCGACGCTCCTTTCCCGCCAAACACGATCCTCTCCGGGATGTCGCTTTCTGGAGACATGCAGGTAATACCACGGTTACAATTGGATGGAAAAAGAGGCACTGTTGGGTAGTTTATGGGCTGTTATTTGTGAGCTTTTGGGTGTGACCCATACATGGCCCCTTGGGACATCCTGCTGCTACTGAGCTATTTTCGGGcatggccgggccccggattttTTGAAACTTTGATTTAAAATCACATTGGGACCgtaatagacgccgtgacctacccgtgaaAATACTGCGGTATCCGTCAGTCAACCGGGACAAATCGGTAGCATCTGAGCCTGGCCGGGCAACACCCCTGACAGTTGTGACAACATTCATCCGGACGGGAGACTTGGCGCATCGCAGGTTTTATTCAgcacgtacacacatacatacatggacaaATCAGGTACGGTTCCACATACCTTGTGGGTTGTTGGATATCAATGGCGATGTAGTGGTCGGTGGCAGTGAGGCACCGTGTGAGCTGGGGGAGGCTGGTGGCGAGGTGGTTGCCGGCTGGTCATCTCCTGACCACTTCTGGCAAAGAACAACAATAATGACAAACAATGTTTAATGACTGATTTATTTTCTGTAAAGTGATGCTACGgcaatctgcaagcagatgtgAAGATGTCAGGGATGCTAAAATGGCAGCCATGTGGCAAAATCCTGTATGTCTCGAAACAATGTCCGTCCAAATGCCAAGAAATCTCCATTGCGATTGCTTGGCAATGGCTGATACTAGTTAAGGTTTGGTACATGGATGCTGCCTGCCTGCCAACCATACAATCTGTGTGGAGATTAATGTGGAGTCATAGACATAATGATTATAAACCGTTTGCAAGTGGGATCTGTACAGAACAcgacaaaagaaagaaatctgCTCACCGGAGGTTCTGGCAGAACTTTGAAAAATAAATCTCTATCCGCTGTAGTGGTTCCCTCCGAACTGCTGTCATGGGGATCAGATCTGTTGTCATGGTGACCGAatctgttgtcatggtgatcAGATCTGTTGTCAGGGTGATCAGATCTGTTGTCAAGGTGATCAGATCTGTTGTCAGGGtgatgatatttgttgtcaAGGTGACCAACtctgttgtcatggttaccagAACTGTTGCCAGGGTGACCAGTGGTGGCAGCCATGTCGGCAGCAGAGTGACCAGTGGTCACAGCAGCTGTTGGCTGTAG comes from Branchiostoma floridae strain S238N-H82 chromosome 2, Bfl_VNyyK, whole genome shotgun sequence and encodes:
- the LOC118403269 gene encoding tripartite motif-containing protein 3-like, which gives rise to MAATTGHPGNSSGNHDNRVGHLDNKYHHPDNRSDHLDNRSDHPDNRSDHHDNRFGHHDNRSDPHDSSSEGTTTADRDLFFKVLPEPPKWSGDDQPATTSPPASPSSHGASLPPTTTSPLISNNPQESDIPERIVFGGKGASPGNFSGPSGMAVSADNEIVVADVHNRRVQVFSTEGVFLRLFPAALPGTVSGTDGQLMYPTEVDIDQQGHVWVVGVVKFPSMASAVSVVDYQDGLPVAMFDVKRDASYPKIAVDRRSGKIIVEAASEILMFQPDGSFDRSFKPGDSGILYITTDLWGNIVMTDLSTSVKIYNQAGHLILTFATNGKPLGVSTASRGYIIVGDLVGGRVEVFTGAGEFVRTAADVTNPWAIAVGPAGDLVVTNTIDNVVTIFPRRIVFLVG